In a genomic window of Arthrobacter woluwensis:
- the purQ gene encoding phosphoribosylformylglycinamidine synthase subunit PurQ: MTEIPLIGEAAAAAIAPLAGARIGVVTFPGTLDDRDAARAVRLAGAEAVSLWHADTELADVDAVVIPGGFSYGDYLRAGAIARFAPLMGKIVDAANSDAKLPVLGICNGFQILTESHLLPGSMIKNDHLKFICRDQVLRVENANTAWTADYTQGQEITVPLKNQDGQYIADEKTLDALEAEGRVVFRYVGFNPNGSRRDIAGISNAAGNVVGLMPHPEHAVEAGFGPEQDGGHSVDGLGFFTSVLTQIVGGK, from the coding sequence ATGACCGAGATCCCCCTGATCGGCGAGGCCGCGGCCGCGGCCATCGCCCCTCTCGCCGGCGCCCGGATCGGCGTCGTGACCTTCCCCGGAACGCTGGATGACCGCGACGCCGCCCGTGCCGTCCGCCTCGCCGGCGCCGAGGCCGTTTCGCTCTGGCACGCGGACACCGAGCTCGCGGACGTGGACGCCGTGGTCATCCCCGGCGGCTTCTCCTACGGCGACTACCTGCGCGCCGGCGCCATCGCCCGCTTCGCGCCCCTCATGGGCAAGATCGTGGACGCCGCGAACTCGGACGCCAAGCTGCCGGTCCTCGGCATCTGCAACGGCTTCCAGATCCTGACCGAGTCCCACCTGCTGCCGGGCTCCATGATCAAGAACGACCACCTGAAGTTCATCTGCCGTGACCAGGTGCTCCGCGTGGAGAACGCGAACACCGCCTGGACCGCGGATTACACGCAGGGCCAGGAGATCACGGTCCCGCTGAAGAACCAGGACGGCCAGTACATCGCCGACGAGAAGACGCTCGACGCGCTCGAGGCGGAGGGCCGCGTGGTGTTCCGCTACGTCGGCTTCAACCCGAACGGCTCGCGCCGTGACATCGCCGGCATCTCCAACGCCGCCGGCAACGTGGTGGGCCTCATGCCGCACCCGGAGCACGCCGTGGAGGCCGGTTTCGGCCCGGAGCAGGACGGCGGCCACTCGGTGGACGGCCTCGGCTTCTTCACCTCCGTGCTGACCCAGATCGTGGGAGGAAAGTGA
- the purS gene encoding phosphoribosylformylglycinamidine synthase subunit PurS: MPRIVVDVMPKPEILDPQGKAIVGALPRLGFTDFVSVRQGKRFELEVEGEVTDEILAKARDAAETLLSNPVIEDVVNIQVVEA, encoded by the coding sequence ATGCCCCGGATCGTCGTCGACGTCATGCCCAAGCCCGAAATCCTTGACCCGCAGGGCAAGGCCATCGTGGGCGCGCTGCCCCGCCTCGGCTTCACCGATTTCGTGTCGGTCCGCCAGGGGAAGCGCTTTGAGCTCGAAGTCGAGGGTGAGGTGACGGACGAGATCCTGGCCAAGGCCCGTGACGCGGCCGAGACCCTGCTCTCCAACCCCGTGATCGAAGACGTGGTCAACATCCAGGTTGTCGAGGCCTGA
- a CDS encoding YchJ family protein yields the protein MNARKSPAPGPCPCLSGESYGACCGRFHAGEGRPATAEALMRSRYSAFAVLDEDYLLATWHPDTRPRDLELDEDIRWLRLDITATTAGGPFDTEGTVTFRAHYRAPADDGGAGAPSSRTVRGVQEEVSRFVREGGRWYYVDAAG from the coding sequence ATGAACGCCCGGAAGAGCCCCGCACCTGGTCCCTGCCCCTGCCTGAGCGGGGAGTCCTACGGCGCCTGCTGCGGGCGCTTCCATGCGGGTGAGGGCCGGCCCGCCACGGCCGAGGCACTCATGCGGAGCCGGTACAGCGCCTTCGCCGTGCTGGACGAGGACTACCTGCTCGCCACCTGGCATCCGGACACCCGTCCGCGGGACCTGGAGCTGGACGAGGACATCCGCTGGCTCAGGCTCGACATCACCGCCACCACGGCGGGAGGCCCCTTCGACACCGAAGGGACCGTCACCTTCCGTGCGCACTACCGCGCCCCGGCCGACGACGGCGGTGCGGGGGCGCCGTCGTCGCGCACCGTGCGGGGAGTGCAGGAAGAGGTCAGCCGCTTCGTGCGGGAGGGCGGGCGCTGGTACTACGTCGACGCAGCTGGATGA
- a CDS encoding DUF1540 domain-containing protein, whose amino-acid sequence MSTHVTEVSACSVDACSFNHDGCTAYGITIGGSDHHAQCATFIDTSSLGGLPKVLAHVGACQRSECRHNDHLMCGAHDVKIGPGAERADCLTYDPAG is encoded by the coding sequence ATGAGCACTCACGTCACCGAAGTGTCCGCTTGCAGTGTGGATGCCTGTTCGTTCAACCACGACGGTTGCACGGCGTACGGCATCACGATCGGCGGCAGCGACCACCACGCCCAGTGCGCCACCTTCATCGACACGAGTTCCCTCGGCGGCCTGCCCAAGGTGCTGGCCCACGTCGGCGCCTGCCAGCGCAGCGAGTGCCGGCACAACGACCACCTCATGTGCGGCGCTCATGATGTGAAGATCGGCCCCGGCGCCGAGCGTGCGGACTGCCTCACGTATGACCCGGCCGGCTGA
- a CDS encoding S8 family serine peptidase, with translation MRRTGKGLLRGRALTKALAAGVSIPVLLSTAVMTPAQAAPTVVPGQSSIQQFQAGRYIVVLAEKPAASYDGGTPGLAATKPEAGRKLDAGNQNVQRYRQHLQSVQKQVAGQEGVAIKRSFSTALNAFSAQLSAEQASKLAKDPKVLAVAPDRQYAPDYSSTDYLKLPGKTGLWQQQLGGVNNAGKGVVVGVIDSGYTPSSPFFAGDEVKPLQGAPKVGVPYRNEDGKIAMLKSDGDTFVGDCQAGDGFEGSECNSKVLSARYFADDFLNTVPPEHRAPEELISPVDVGSHGTHTASTAAGNANVRANLGDRDMGITSGVAPAAKLSIYKVCWEDDDPDTGGCYSSASVAAIDQAILDGVDVLNYSISGSATSTTDPVSLAFLSAVSAGIFVSVSAGNSGPTASTVNHGAPWLTTVAASSFTSELQGTVEFEDGSKFRGASLMATEVPYSNLVLSGNAASGTGNANLCAPDSLDPAKVSGKIVVCDRGVVDRVAKSAEVKRAGGVGMVLVNLSASSEDVDMHAVPTVHVNPPATQQIKDKVTANPAIKARLVNHDTTGLPVEPQPQVAGFSSRGPLLASGSDLLKPDVAAPGVAVLAGVSPIAEHGALFGMMSGTSMASPHIAGFGALALSKNPKWSPATIKSALMTTATDLKKADGSKDTDLFATGAGQVNPGGFLNPGLVYDAGQDDYLRYIQGLGFDLGIPGLGATKTRDMNVPSFALGNLTGRIEVTRTLTALTPGLYRAVVNVPGVNVKVTPSVLNFNAAGQKKTFKVSFENAGAPLGQFAMGQLSWQGLGKSVTSPIAVRPQSAVAATNLSFTTAKGTDKATFPVTSGSDRPTKLTLDGLSKADATQIQLVPGPAGDTADASNASKTVTVPAGTPFARFAVVSSQDNADFDLVVLGPNGKVYTAATASASESVSLSNPAPGQYTLLANLYASPGNQSVKASLEASVLGASVGNATVTPNPLVLKNGKTADVTLAWKGLTPGSYIGRVSYAGSSVQTFVNVVVTGAGTSVAAPAAESPDAGVRAKAEQELQKRPDLNQEDAPAAG, from the coding sequence ATGAGAAGAACAGGGAAGGGCCTCCTGCGCGGCAGGGCGCTCACCAAGGCCCTCGCGGCCGGCGTCAGTATCCCCGTGCTCCTGAGCACGGCCGTCATGACGCCCGCCCAGGCCGCACCCACCGTGGTGCCCGGGCAGAGCAGCATCCAGCAGTTCCAGGCAGGACGCTACATCGTGGTCCTCGCCGAGAAGCCCGCCGCGAGCTACGACGGCGGGACCCCGGGTCTCGCTGCCACCAAGCCGGAGGCGGGCCGGAAGCTCGACGCCGGAAACCAGAACGTCCAGCGGTACCGCCAGCACCTCCAGTCGGTCCAGAAGCAGGTGGCCGGTCAGGAGGGCGTGGCCATCAAGCGCAGCTTCTCCACGGCCCTGAACGCGTTCTCCGCCCAGCTCAGCGCCGAGCAGGCGAGCAAGCTCGCGAAGGACCCCAAGGTCCTGGCCGTGGCCCCGGACCGCCAGTACGCTCCGGACTACTCCAGCACGGACTACCTCAAGCTCCCCGGCAAGACCGGCCTCTGGCAGCAGCAGCTCGGCGGCGTGAACAATGCCGGCAAGGGCGTGGTGGTCGGCGTGATCGACTCGGGCTACACCCCGTCGAGCCCGTTCTTCGCCGGTGACGAGGTTAAGCCCCTTCAGGGCGCCCCGAAGGTCGGTGTCCCGTACCGCAATGAGGACGGCAAGATCGCCATGCTCAAGTCGGACGGCGACACCTTCGTGGGTGACTGCCAGGCAGGCGATGGCTTCGAAGGGTCCGAGTGCAACTCCAAGGTGCTCTCCGCCCGGTACTTCGCCGATGACTTCCTGAACACCGTCCCGCCGGAGCACCGCGCGCCGGAGGAGCTGATCTCCCCGGTCGACGTCGGAAGCCACGGCACGCACACCGCGAGCACCGCGGCCGGCAACGCCAACGTCCGCGCCAATCTGGGCGACCGGGACATGGGCATCACGAGCGGCGTCGCCCCGGCGGCCAAGCTCTCCATCTACAAGGTCTGCTGGGAGGACGACGACCCGGACACCGGCGGCTGCTACTCCTCCGCTTCGGTGGCGGCCATCGACCAGGCGATCCTGGACGGCGTGGACGTCCTGAACTACTCCATCTCCGGCAGTGCCACGAGCACCACCGACCCGGTCTCCCTGGCCTTCCTCTCGGCCGTCTCGGCGGGCATCTTCGTCTCGGTCTCGGCCGGCAACAGCGGTCCGACCGCGAGCACCGTCAACCACGGCGCTCCGTGGCTGACCACCGTGGCCGCCAGCTCGTTCACGAGCGAACTGCAGGGCACGGTCGAGTTCGAGGACGGCAGCAAGTTCCGCGGCGCCAGCCTCATGGCCACCGAGGTCCCGTACAGCAACCTGGTCCTTTCCGGGAACGCCGCGTCCGGCACCGGCAACGCGAACCTCTGCGCACCCGACAGCCTCGACCCTGCCAAGGTGAGCGGCAAGATCGTGGTGTGTGACCGTGGCGTGGTGGATCGCGTCGCCAAGAGCGCCGAGGTCAAGCGTGCCGGCGGCGTCGGCATGGTCCTGGTGAACCTGAGCGCCTCCAGCGAGGACGTGGACATGCACGCCGTGCCCACCGTCCACGTCAACCCTCCGGCGACCCAGCAGATCAAGGACAAGGTCACCGCGAACCCGGCCATCAAGGCCCGCCTGGTCAACCATGACACCACCGGCCTCCCGGTGGAGCCCCAGCCTCAGGTCGCAGGGTTCTCCTCCCGCGGTCCTCTGCTGGCCTCCGGTTCCGATCTGCTGAAGCCGGATGTCGCCGCCCCCGGCGTCGCCGTCCTCGCCGGTGTCTCCCCGATCGCGGAGCACGGCGCGCTGTTCGGCATGATGTCCGGCACCTCCATGGCCTCTCCGCACATCGCGGGCTTCGGCGCCCTGGCTCTCTCCAAGAACCCGAAGTGGTCGCCCGCCACCATCAAGTCGGCGCTCATGACCACCGCGACGGATCTGAAGAAGGCCGACGGCAGCAAGGACACGGATCTCTTCGCCACGGGCGCGGGTCAGGTGAACCCCGGTGGGTTCCTGAACCCGGGCCTCGTGTACGACGCCGGTCAGGACGACTACCTGCGCTACATCCAGGGCCTGGGCTTCGATCTGGGCATCCCGGGTCTCGGCGCCACCAAGACCCGTGACATGAACGTCCCGTCCTTCGCCCTCGGCAACCTGACGGGCCGCATCGAGGTCACCCGCACGCTCACCGCGCTGACCCCCGGCCTGTACCGCGCCGTGGTCAACGTCCCGGGCGTGAACGTCAAGGTCACCCCGTCGGTGCTGAACTTCAACGCCGCCGGGCAGAAGAAGACCTTCAAGGTCAGCTTCGAGAACGCTGGGGCCCCGCTGGGCCAGTTCGCCATGGGTCAGCTGAGCTGGCAGGGTCTGGGCAAGAGCGTCACCTCGCCGATCGCGGTCCGTCCGCAGTCGGCCGTGGCGGCCACCAACCTGTCTTTCACCACCGCCAAGGGCACGGACAAGGCCACCTTCCCGGTGACCTCCGGCAGTGACCGTCCCACCAAGCTGACGCTGGACGGCCTCTCCAAGGCGGACGCCACGCAGATCCAGCTGGTGCCCGGCCCGGCAGGCGACACGGCGGACGCCTCCAACGCGTCCAAGACCGTGACGGTTCCGGCCGGCACGCCGTTCGCCCGCTTCGCGGTGGTGTCCTCGCAGGACAACGCCGACTTCGACCTCGTGGTCCTGGGCCCGAACGGCAAGGTCTACACGGCGGCCACGGCTTCCGCGAGCGAGTCGGTCTCCCTGAGCAACCCCGCGCCGGGCCAGTACACGCTGCTGGCCAACCTCTACGCGAGCCCGGGCAACCAGTCCGTCAAGGCGAGCCTGGAGGCCTCGGTGCTCGGAGCCTCTGTGGGCAACGCCACGGTGACGCCGAACCCGCTCGTGCTGAAGAACGGCAAGACGGCGGACGTCACGCTCGCCTGGAAGGGCCTGACCCCGGGCTCCTACATCGGGCGCGTCAGCTACGCCGGGTCCTCGGTGCAGACGTTCGTCAACGTCGTGGTGACCGGCGCCGGAACCTCGGTGGCGGCCCCCGCTGCGGAGAGCCCGGATGCCGGAGTTCGCGCCAAGGCGGAGCAGGAACTGCAGAAGCGTCCCGACCTGAATCAGGAGGACGCTCCGGCGGCCGGTTGA
- a CDS encoding GNAT family N-acetyltransferase: MHFRNSTPRDLSPLVDLTLRVFEPFYEQSFRPLLGETVYAVQHGSWRSDYRQELQSLLDPAPGEGFLVAEEDGIPLGYIAWHTDPVRGHGEITLLAVDAEHRGRGIARDLCEQALDRMRRSGARIVEISTGGDGFHAPARALYEELGCTAIPVAVYFKEL; encoded by the coding sequence GTGCATTTCCGCAACTCCACCCCTCGTGATCTCAGTCCCCTGGTCGACCTCACCCTGAGGGTCTTCGAACCGTTTTATGAGCAATCCTTCCGCCCGCTCCTGGGCGAAACCGTCTACGCCGTGCAGCACGGTTCCTGGCGGAGCGACTACCGGCAAGAGCTCCAGTCCCTCCTCGACCCGGCACCGGGCGAGGGTTTTCTCGTGGCCGAAGAAGACGGCATCCCGCTCGGATACATCGCCTGGCACACGGACCCCGTGCGCGGCCACGGCGAGATCACCCTCCTGGCCGTCGACGCCGAACACCGCGGACGGGGGATCGCGCGAGATCTGTGCGAGCAGGCACTGGATCGGATGCGGCGGTCGGGAGCCCGGATCGTGGAGATCTCCACGGGCGGAGACGGATTCCACGCACCGGCCCGCGCGCTGTACGAGGAACTGGGCTGCACCGCGATCCCCGTCGCCGTCTACTTCAAGGAACTCTGA
- a CDS encoding serine protease inhibitor — protein sequence MTSMDLTVSLTPAPGAPEVTFRLVGGPEGPGPASTVPDPAAAYDAVVRHGARLLLPALPRRGAAVSEARPVFGGEQRAHVTGMLDGRSVDRRFSRSDSRETAPLGCAGAAAGRLRGLSGARERRIRAMECFAAGRNREV from the coding sequence ATGACCTCCATGGACCTGACCGTCTCTCTCACACCCGCCCCCGGAGCGCCCGAGGTGACCTTCCGTCTGGTCGGCGGGCCGGAAGGCCCCGGCCCCGCCTCGACGGTGCCGGATCCGGCCGCCGCGTACGACGCCGTCGTGCGGCACGGCGCGCGGCTGCTCCTGCCCGCCCTGCCGCGCAGGGGGGCGGCCGTCTCCGAGGCCCGGCCGGTCTTCGGCGGGGAACAGCGAGCGCACGTCACGGGCATGCTGGATGGCCGATCGGTGGACCGCCGGTTCAGCCGCTCCGATTCCCGGGAGACCGCCCCGCTGGGATGCGCTGGCGCCGCTGCTGGGCGGCTCCGAGGTCTGAGCGGCGCCAGGGAGCGTAGGATTCGAGCCATGGAGTGCTTCGCAGCGGGAAGGAACCGCGAGGTCTGA
- a CDS encoding 3-methyladenine DNA glycosylase, whose translation MTEDEWLPRAEAHAARVDRYAVPFLERRHTGRKHPVEDFLFTYYTHKPGQLRRWHPGAGTILLGPEARERQAWKHYRALTSEELVALGLAPDTTAVTVDVEGFLADRREAVDFARIILGGTLARPAQFGCFGLHEWAMVYRQEKFELRHEYLALRLGGEATDQVVEGHRIRCSHFDAFRFYTPDATPLNELQPTRETQRDLEQPGCLHANMDVYKWAYKLAPLLPSEFLMDCFELSYRIRAMDMQASPYDLAAWGYDPIRIETPDGKAEYVARQRGFAEETQELRARFLELLDRTVPPTPQETR comes from the coding sequence CTGACCGAGGACGAGTGGCTCCCCCGCGCCGAGGCTCATGCCGCCCGCGTGGACCGATACGCGGTCCCCTTCCTGGAACGGCGCCACACCGGCCGCAAGCACCCCGTGGAGGACTTCCTCTTCACCTACTACACCCATAAGCCGGGGCAGCTGCGCCGTTGGCATCCTGGCGCCGGGACGATCCTGCTCGGCCCGGAAGCCCGTGAGCGCCAGGCCTGGAAGCACTACCGGGCCCTGACCTCTGAAGAGCTCGTCGCCCTTGGCCTGGCGCCCGACACTACCGCGGTCACCGTGGACGTCGAGGGATTCCTGGCGGACCGGCGTGAGGCCGTCGACTTCGCCCGCATCATCCTGGGTGGCACGCTGGCCCGTCCGGCGCAATTCGGCTGTTTCGGACTCCACGAATGGGCCATGGTGTACCGGCAAGAGAAGTTCGAACTGCGCCACGAGTACCTCGCGCTCCGGCTTGGCGGCGAGGCGACGGATCAGGTGGTCGAAGGCCATCGCATCCGGTGCAGCCACTTCGACGCCTTCCGCTTCTACACCCCGGATGCCACCCCTCTGAACGAACTCCAGCCCACCCGGGAGACCCAGCGCGATCTGGAACAGCCCGGCTGCCTGCACGCCAATATGGACGTCTACAAGTGGGCGTACAAACTCGCGCCCCTGCTGCCGAGCGAGTTCCTCATGGACTGCTTCGAACTCTCCTACCGGATCCGCGCCATGGACATGCAGGCCTCCCCGTATGACCTCGCCGCCTGGGGCTACGACCCCATCCGGATCGAAACCCCCGACGGCAAAGCCGAGTACGTCGCCCGGCAACGGGGCTTCGCCGAGGAGACGCAGGAGTTGCGCGCCCGCTTCCTGGAACTGCTGGACCGCACCGTCCCACCCACCCCTCAGGAGACGCGATGA
- a CDS encoding serine protease inhibitor: MAQHIPFRTLPGLRTGLLGLTAVASLIALSACTPSATPSPDTTTPGATGSASASSSPSPSKLPTTPPATNDHPAPDASATADLTITVLAKPGAKPTETRLLCTGKTAKPEATVPIADEACALVEAHPAYLFPTAKNTAQACTEQYGGPATATIKGTIRGKTVDLSLTRTDGCKISQWTALGPLLGEAGANV; this comes from the coding sequence ATGGCCCAGCACATCCCGTTCAGGACTCTTCCCGGCCTGCGGACCGGACTGCTGGGCCTGACCGCCGTCGCCTCCCTGATCGCACTGTCCGCGTGCACTCCGTCCGCCACGCCCTCCCCGGACACCACGACGCCGGGCGCCACCGGATCCGCGAGCGCCTCGTCGAGTCCGTCGCCGAGCAAGCTTCCCACCACACCTCCGGCCACCAACGACCACCCGGCACCCGACGCCTCCGCCACGGCCGATCTGACCATCACGGTCCTGGCCAAGCCCGGAGCCAAGCCCACCGAGACCAGACTGCTGTGCACGGGCAAGACCGCGAAGCCGGAGGCCACGGTCCCGATCGCGGACGAAGCGTGCGCCCTGGTCGAAGCCCATCCGGCATATCTGTTCCCCACGGCGAAGAACACGGCCCAGGCCTGCACCGAGCAGTACGGCGGTCCCGCGACGGCCACCATCAAGGGCACCATCCGCGGCAAGACCGTTGACCTCTCCCTGACCAGGACCGACGGTTGCAAGATCAGTCAGTGGACCGCCCTCGGGCCCCTGCTGGGCGAAGCCGGGGCGAACGTCTGA
- a CDS encoding MarR family winged helix-turn-helix transcriptional regulator: protein MDSNADTDLSLENQLCFALTVASRTVVQAYRPVLEPLGLTHPQYLVMLALWDHNPLSVKEVSAQLLHEPATISPLLRRLEDMGYVRRTPNAQDARALDVELTTEGLALKEKARAVPPAMMRRLKLSREEVMVLNKAMHNLIEAATAED from the coding sequence GTGGATTCCAATGCAGACACAGATCTCTCGCTCGAGAACCAGCTGTGTTTCGCACTCACGGTCGCCTCTCGGACGGTCGTCCAGGCGTACCGCCCCGTGCTGGAACCGCTCGGCCTGACCCACCCTCAGTACCTGGTGATGCTGGCCCTCTGGGACCACAATCCCCTGAGCGTCAAAGAGGTCAGCGCCCAGCTGCTGCACGAGCCCGCCACCATCTCACCTCTGCTGCGGCGGCTGGAGGACATGGGTTACGTCCGGCGCACGCCGAACGCCCAGGATGCCCGCGCGCTCGACGTCGAACTGACCACTGAGGGCCTGGCCCTCAAGGAGAAGGCCCGCGCGGTCCCACCCGCCATGATGCGCCGGCTCAAGCTCAGCCGCGAGGAGGTCATGGTCCTGAACAAGGCCATGCACAACCTCATCGAAGCGGCCACCGCGGAGGACTGA
- a CDS encoding aspartate kinase, protein MSLPTSELPAAELTTEPGAATPATGKAKQLIVQKFGGSSVADADGIKRVAARVAAARNAGNDVVVVVSAMGDTTDELLDLAAQVTDGAPAREMDMLLSAGERISMALLSMAINKQGAVAQSFTGSQAGMLTDAIHGKARIIDVDPHRVRTALDKGHIAIVAGFQGMSQDTKEVTTLGRGGSDTTAVALAAALDADVCEIYTDVDGVFTADPRVVGSAQKIATISSEEMLELAASGAKILHLRCVEYARRFGVPLHVRSSFSQHEGTWVLPSPDDKITIKEGVALEQPIISGVAHDRSEAKVTVVGVPDIPGKAAAIFQVIAKAHSNIDMIVQNVSTKGTGHTDISFTLPIVEGADALEALRAAQPEIGFESIDYNAEIGKLSLIGAGMRSHPGVSATFFKALSDAGINIDMISTSEIRISVVTRADLLDDAVRAIHKAFELDGDATATVYGGTGR, encoded by the coding sequence ATGAGTCTGCCCACCAGTGAGCTGCCCGCAGCGGAACTGACCACCGAGCCCGGGGCCGCCACGCCCGCCACCGGCAAAGCCAAGCAGCTCATCGTCCAGAAGTTCGGTGGTTCCTCCGTGGCCGACGCGGACGGCATCAAGCGCGTGGCCGCTCGTGTGGCGGCCGCCCGGAACGCAGGCAACGACGTCGTCGTGGTGGTCTCCGCCATGGGTGACACCACGGATGAGCTGCTGGATCTCGCCGCGCAGGTCACGGACGGCGCCCCGGCCCGCGAGATGGACATGCTCCTCTCCGCCGGCGAACGCATCTCCATGGCCCTGCTCTCCATGGCCATCAACAAGCAGGGCGCCGTCGCGCAGTCCTTCACCGGCTCCCAGGCCGGCATGCTGACGGACGCGATCCACGGCAAGGCCCGCATCATCGACGTCGACCCGCACCGGGTCCGCACCGCCCTGGACAAGGGCCACATCGCGATCGTCGCCGGGTTCCAGGGCATGAGCCAGGACACCAAGGAAGTCACGACGCTCGGCCGCGGCGGCTCGGACACCACGGCCGTCGCCCTCGCCGCAGCCCTGGACGCCGACGTCTGCGAGATCTACACAGATGTGGACGGCGTTTTCACGGCGGACCCCCGCGTGGTCGGCTCCGCCCAGAAGATCGCCACGATCTCGAGCGAGGAGATGCTGGAGCTCGCCGCATCCGGCGCGAAGATCCTCCACCTGCGCTGCGTCGAGTACGCCCGGCGCTTCGGCGTGCCGCTGCACGTCCGCTCATCCTTCAGCCAGCACGAGGGCACCTGGGTCCTGCCCAGCCCCGATGACAAGATCACCATCAAAGAGGGAGTTGCCTTGGAGCAGCCAATCATCTCCGGCGTCGCACACGACCGTTCCGAAGCCAAGGTCACCGTGGTGGGCGTCCCGGACATCCCCGGCAAGGCCGCCGCGATCTTCCAGGTCATCGCCAAGGCGCACTCGAACATCGACATGATCGTGCAGAACGTGTCCACCAAGGGCACCGGCCACACGGACATCTCCTTCACCCTGCCGATCGTCGAGGGCGCCGACGCGCTCGAGGCCCTCCGCGCGGCCCAGCCGGAGATCGGTTTCGAGAGCATCGACTACAACGCCGAGATCGGCAAGCTGTCGCTCATCGGCGCCGGCATGCGCTCCCACCCGGGCGTCTCGGCCACGTTCTTCAAGGCCCTCTCCGACGCCGGGATCAACATCGACATGATCTCCACCTCGGAGATCCGCATCTCCGTGGTCACCCGCGCGGACCTGCTGGATGACGCCGTGCGCGCGATCCACAAGGCGTTCGAACTGGACGGCGACGCCACCGCCACCGTGTACGGCGGCACCGGCCGCTGA
- a CDS encoding GNAT family N-acetyltransferase — protein MVISGSAPSVQLPPPITPITTDRLVLRPTELTDAPALDRIRGSEETTRYLSHEALDPTQVRERIASDQARAASSTATVFRHAWAIQLQDSGQVIGEASTWTTRNPPEPGPLEPGQAAFGYVLDPAFHRRGYGSEAARALVEWLFTQRDIRTAFAGVFEPNVASQALLRGLGFTPDLWFTAEQDQSGKGLPSIRFRLDRPDPASQRSSM, from the coding sequence ATGGTCATCTCCGGGTCCGCTCCAAGCGTCCAGCTCCCGCCACCGATCACGCCCATCACCACCGACCGGCTCGTGCTCCGCCCCACCGAGCTCACCGATGCTCCGGCCCTGGACAGAATCCGCGGCAGCGAGGAGACCACACGGTACCTGTCGCACGAGGCGCTGGACCCCACACAGGTGCGCGAGCGGATCGCCTCCGATCAGGCGCGTGCGGCCTCGTCCACCGCCACCGTCTTCAGGCACGCCTGGGCCATCCAGTTGCAGGATTCCGGTCAGGTGATCGGGGAGGCCAGCACGTGGACCACCAGGAATCCTCCGGAACCCGGGCCCCTCGAACCCGGTCAGGCGGCGTTCGGGTACGTGCTCGATCCGGCGTTCCACCGGCGAGGGTACGGCAGCGAGGCCGCCCGGGCCCTCGTCGAGTGGCTCTTCACCCAGCGGGACATCCGGACCGCGTTCGCCGGCGTCTTCGAACCGAACGTCGCATCGCAGGCACTGTTGCGAGGTCTCGGGTTCACCCCGGACCTCTGGTTCACCGCCGAGCAGGACCAGAGCGGCAAGGGCCTGCCGTCCATCCGCTTCCGCCTCGACCGCCCGGACCCGGCGTCGCAGCGGTCCAGCATGTGA
- the recR gene encoding recombination mediator RecR, which translates to MYEGAVQELIDELGRLPGIGPKSAQRLAFHILEADAEDMRKLSEAITAVKTRVKFCTICGNVSEQDTCSICRDPRRDASIICVVEESKDVMAVERTRSFRGRYHVLGGAISPIDGIGPEKLRVRELLTRLSDDTVQEIIIATDPNVEGEATATYLIRTLKPIGVNVSRLASGLPVGGDLEYADEATLGRAFAGRLAV; encoded by the coding sequence GTGTACGAGGGCGCTGTTCAAGAGCTGATCGACGAGCTCGGACGCCTGCCGGGGATCGGCCCCAAGTCCGCGCAGCGGCTTGCCTTCCACATCCTCGAGGCGGACGCGGAGGACATGCGCAAGCTGTCCGAGGCGATCACCGCGGTGAAGACGCGGGTGAAGTTCTGCACGATCTGCGGCAACGTCTCCGAGCAGGACACGTGCAGCATCTGCCGTGACCCGCGCCGGGACGCGAGCATCATCTGCGTCGTGGAGGAGTCCAAGGACGTCATGGCCGTGGAGCGGACCCGGAGTTTCCGCGGCCGGTACCACGTGCTCGGCGGCGCGATCAGCCCGATCGACGGCATCGGACCGGAGAAGCTGCGCGTCCGGGAACTCCTCACCCGCCTCTCCGACGACACGGTCCAGGAGATCATCATCGCCACGGACCCCAATGTGGAGGGTGAGGCCACGGCCACCTACCTCATCCGCACCCTGAAGCCCATCGGCGTCAACGTCAGCCGGCTGGCCTCGGGCCTCCCGGTCGGCGGCGACCTGGAGTACGCGGACGAAGCCACCCTCGGACGGGCCTTCGCCGGACGCCTCGCGGTCTGA